CTCCCCGGTTCACGATCGCAAAGCCCGTGTTGATGGTGATTGCCGATGCTTCAAGGCGACCGGACTTGGCCGTGTCCCCCGTCTGAAGATCAATGAAGATGCGGGCGGACGTCGTAGGCGGAGAGGCAGGGACCCCCGCTTCGGCGACCACGACCCCATTCTGCGTGACGCTGAAGACGGCGGTACCAAAAGGCGCGGTGCCGGAGGTGAGATTGACTACCGCGTCACCCGCTTGAACGAGCCCCTCGCTCCCCGGGGTCGATGTGGTGTTGGCTCCTCCCGGAAAGACGGGAAGATTGACCGCGTTGGACGGCGTGTTGCAGTTATTGAACAACAGTGCGACGGCGTTGGAGGACTTGTTGACTACCATCAGGTCGGCCTTGCCGTCGCCCGTGAACACAGCGGTGACGATGGCCTGGGGGCTGGGTCCAGTGGGGAAAGGAACCGCAACCTGGAAGGTGCCGTCCCCATCGCCCAGCAGAACCGAGACGGAATCGGAGTCTTCATTCGCCACGGCAAGGTCAAGTTTGCCGTCCCCGTTGAAGTCGGCCACGGCGATGAAATGCGGGGAGACCCCCTGAGTCGAATACTCCACGTGGGATTGGAAAGTGCCGTCCCCCTTGCCCAGCAGAACAGAAACGTTGTTGGAAAACCGGTTGGCCACTACCAGGTCGATCTTGCCATCTCCATCGAGGTCGGCCGCCGTGACGAATTCCACCCCGGCGCCGGCAATCTGGTTGACAGCAGTCTTAAAAGTGCCATCGCCATTGCCCAGCAAGATGGATACGGTGTTCGAAGTCTCGTTGGCAACGGCCAGATCCGCCTTACCGTCCCCGTTGAAATCCCCCACGACCAGGCCCTCGGGACTGGCTCCTGCACTGAATCCGACCGCCTTCTGAAAGGTTCCGTCGCCGTTGCCCAGCAGGATGGTCGCATTGCCATCGTCTTCGGTGGCCAGAGCGAGATCAGGCCTTCCATCTCCGTTAAAATCGCCTAACACAATGAACACCGGATGGCCGCCCGTGATGAAATCCACCCGGGGCCGAAACGTGCCGTCTCCATTCCCCAACAGGATGGAAACGCTGTTGGAAAGGCGGTTGGCCACGACCAGATCCAGTTTGCCATCGCCATCAACATCCCCGACCGCCAGGGAGCGGGGGCCCAATCCGATGACGAAGCTTTGGAACAGGAGGAAGGTCCCGTCGCCGTTGCCCAGGAGAACTGCCACGGTGGAGGTATCCTCGTTGACCACTGCCAGATCAGCTTTGCCATCAGCGTTGAAGTCCCCAACGGCTATGGAACGAGGGGTCAGACCCGCTGAAGTAACGGTCGGACCATTAAATAAGGTAGGAGCAGCACAGCTGCCGAGTGTCCTCGATGTCGCCGATACAAAGGCGACGCATAGCATCGCAAAGATGATCAGGGGCGAGCCCGGGCGATTGCATTTGATACGCATGAGATCTTGCCCAGCGGTGGTCATAACATCCTCCTGTTGAGCCCGCAGTACGTCGCGGCGGATGCTCATTTCATATCGTTCAGTCCGTGTCATTCACGCGCAAAAATCAAGGCCTTGCACACGTGTTTTGATGAGTTCAGCGCTGAGAGATTGGCTACAAAATTTAGTTGGTCTCGGCTATTCGCGATCTGGTGAAAATTATAGGGCGGTCGTCCGTGAACATGCAAAGAGTTTTATTGCAGGCAACGGGAGATCACGTTCAAGTCCAAAGTTCAAGGTTCAAATTCCAAGGCCGAAAAGCCCCCGGGGGGGCTTGGCTCAAGGTGAGCGGGTTAATGGATGGCTCCACCCCCCTTGACTTCCTGTAAAGAGAGACGATTTGACCGCCGGCCGATGAAAATGGGATGGCCGAACTCTTCGTCCTGCATGCGTTGCGTTTGAGTTCGTTCAATGCGATGAGCCCATCATGCGTGTAGGAATTCAGGACGTACATGTTGGAAATTCCAACACGATGGTTGCCACCCAAGGGTTCATTGCAGATTAATGGCGAACTAATATCATCATAAGAATCAGTTAAATAAAGCGTCGTTGATTCAATTCTGCATATTCGGAATTAGATTTGCATACTTCATTTGTGCGGGACTTCCTCTTTAATGTGTGACGAGGGAGACTTCACAAGGAAAGATAGAAGGAGGCACACCGTGTTTGAATTTGGCGATCCAAAAACGTTTTGGCTCAATGTCACAAACATTGCGCTCGGAGTGGTGACCGGGATCTGTGTACTGATCCTTGGAAAAGCGGTGTTTCAGGAAGTCGTCCTGCGCATCCGGGCCACCCGGCGCGCGACCGTCAAGCTCGACGACTATTCCTATATGGTTCCCGAACTGGGACTGACGATGGCCGATGGTGGCGAACGTCTTGATAAGGACCGATGGAGTCTGAGGGAAGAGAAGCATTGGGATCCTCCGCTCGAGCGATTCGGTGAAGATCCCAACATTCATCGTTCCGTCAATTAACCGAAGGAAGGAATTCCGAGATCTTGGACCTTTCGGAATTCTGAGGATGACAGGGGGTGTTATGAGATGTCCATTTCTCAGGGAAGCGCAAGTGAAATTCTGCAAGTCCTCGGCATATAAGAAGATGATCCTGCGAACTGCGGCCAATGCAAATGGAGAGAAGTGTTCCTTGCCTGACTATGTGACCTGCCCGGATGCCAAGACGTTGCACGAGGAGCAACCGAGCCAGTCGCACTGCCCTTTCCTCCACGAATCGCTCGTTCAATATTGCTCCGCCGCTTCCGTAACCAAGTACATCCCTTACAGCGAGTCCCTGCTTTCCCGGTGTGGCAACGAAAGTCACCTTCATTGCGAACTGTACCTGGCGATGGCGGAACCGGAGGGGCATGACACATCGGCAGCGACCACGTCTCAAAAGGGGTCACAGGAGGTTGCTATGGATGAATGGGTGGAAGGAATCAGGGTGCCTCTCGAGTTGGGGTACTCGGGAAATCACATGTGGATGGAGACCAACAAAGATGGTGTATGTCACGTGGGGGTCGATGCTTTTCTCACCCGGATGATTGCGGGGGTGGACAAGTTAAGTTTTCTGACCGCGAACGGCGTCCAACGGCCGACCGCCGTCCTCACCGTGAACGGGGCCGATCTGCACATGGTCTTCCCGTACTACATGCACATCACGGGAACCAACAATTACCTGCGGGCCAATCCAGAAAGGCTGGTCGCGGATCCCTATGGTCCGGGATGGTTGTTTGAAGGGGTCGAGCCGAAGGCTGCGCTTTCAGGGGCGGAGATCGGGGCGCGGGCTGGTCTGGTTCGGGGGAAGGGGGCCGTGGAATGGATGAAGAAGGAAGTGGAGCGGGCTTCGGAATTTGTCCACGAGCACATTGCCCGGTCGCAACCCGAAGACAAAAGGCTGGTCATGGATGGTGGCATCTTTACCGGTGAGTTGATCCACCACCTGAACCGGGAAGAGGTGCTGAACCTGTTCAATCAATTCTTCTCTCCCTATGCGAGTTGGAGGCGATGGTGGTAAAGAACCGCGGAAAACTGATTTTCTTGGCAGGCGTTTTTGTGATGCTGGTGGTGGGCTGGTTCGGATTTCCACGCATGCTCTACCAAAAGACCAACCAGCCGATCCAATTCAGCCACCGCGTACATACCGGGGACAAGGCCGGATTGACCTGTGAAGACTGCCACTCGTTCCAGGCGGACGGCCGGTTCAACGGAATCCCTTCCATTAGCAAATGTGCCGGATGTCATGCGGCCCTCCTGGGCAATTCATCGGAGGAGAAGGTTCTCGTTGAGAAGTACGTGGCGACGAACACAGAAATTCCATGGCTGGTCTATTCGCGCCAGCCCGAAAATGCCTATTTTTCTCACGTCCAGCACGTGAGGCTCGCCAAGATCCAATGCGAGCGATGTCATGGACCCCATGGCACGACCGACACCCTCCGGCCCTACGAGAACAACCGTCTGACCGGGTACAGCCGGGACATCTGGGGCCATTCCCTCTCGCGGATTCATTCCGAGGTGTGGGATGGCAAGAAGATGGATAACTGCGCCTCGTGCCATGAGCAGCGGGGGGTCGCGAACAGCTGTCTGCTATGCCACAAATGAGAGCCGCATTCTATGAGACAAGAATCAACTGAAAGGGACTCATTAAACCCATGAAGATATCGCGTCGGGATTTATTCAAATTCGTGGGGGGATCGGCGGTGGGCGCCTTCCTGACGCCGGTTCCCTGGAAGCTCATCGATGATGCCGCCATCTGGTCGCAGAACTGGTCGTGGATTCCCCGGCCGCTGCACGGTGAGATTCGCACGAAATTCACCACCTGCACCTTGTGTCCCGCGGGGTGCGGGGTGCGAGCGCGATGTGTTGGCGACCAGCCCGTCATGCTGACCGGGGTGGCCCAACATCCGGTCAGCCGCGGAGCTCTGTGCCCGGCCGGACTAGGTGGGCATCATCTCCCCTATCATCCGAGGCGCACAACGCAGCCGCTCCAACGAGTTCAGAAGAACGGAAAGGTCGAGTTTGCGCCGGTGAGTCGAGACGAGGTCGAGACTGCCCTGGCCGCGGCGATTTCAAAGATGAAAGCGGGCAGTTCCTCCGAGTCCATCGCCGTACTCGATCAACAGCCCGGGCGAACCATTTCGGGGGTTTATCGCGGATTCCTGGGTGGAGTGCCGAACGGGGTTTATGTGACCAGTTCGGCCCCCGGCGGTGACACCCTGAGCGCTTTCAAGGAAATCCTGGAGAAGCCTTATGGACCGCTCGGCTATGACCTGGAGAACGCGCGGGTGATCCTGAGCTTCGGAGTTCCTCTCCTGGATGGTTGGGGAACGCCCGGCCGGCTGATGGAGATTATCAGGAATCAAGAATCCAAAAACGCGGAAAAGCGATTGAAAATCATCCAGGTGGAGACGCGGCAATCTCGAACCGCCTCATTCGCCCACGAGTGGGTGCCCATCAACCCGGGCACCGAAGCGGCATTTGCCCTCGCAGTAGCCCATGTCCTCATTCATGAGAATCTTTACGACCAGGATCTCATCCGACGCAAGGCCATTGAATTTCGAAAGAATGATGGCCGCTCGTACCTCGACCTGGTGGAGCATTTCACCCCGGAGAATGCGGCTGCCATCAGCGGGATCGCCCCCGACCGGATCATCGCGACGGCCCGGACTGTGGCGCAAAGCGGGCCGGCGATTGTCATCGGCGGCGGGGACCCCGGCGGCGGGCCATTGGGGAAAGAAGAAGAGACCGCTATCGCGGGATTGAACCTTCTCCTCGGCAGCTTCGCGCGTCCCGGCGGGATCGTTCCAAGGCGGAATGTCCCGGATGTTCAGGCGGCCGGCAATCATCCCACGGCGCCCGCATTGGAAATCCGCGATGTGCCGGACCATTCGATCCGGATTCTCATCCTGGACGCAGCGGAGTCCGGAAACGCGATTCCCTGGGCGCTTTTAGAAAGGAAACTGGTTCCGCAAGGGGCTCTTGTCGTGAGCCTGTCTCCGTACCTGACAGACCTGACAAAGCACGCCGGCTACATTATTCCGGCGCCAACCTACCTCGAATCGATCCAGGATGTTCCCGCGCCGGTTGATGCGGCGACCGCTTCTTTCAGCTTGTCAACGGCACTACTGACCGCGCCCGTGGGAACGACTGAACCTTTTGAATGGGTCAGGCGTCTGGCGAGTGTGGTCGGCGTACCCTTTAGCGATGATGCGCCAGCAAACACCTATGAGTCGCATCTGAAACGCCGTGTGGAGACCATTTATCAGAGCAAGCGCGGAACGGTATTCAACTCCAATGATGGAAAGACCGTGCCCATTGCTGAACTCGGTTCTGCCGACCAGCTCTGGAAACTCCTTTCCGAGGGTGGCTGCTGGATCGATTCCAAAACAGAGACCAAACCCGTGCCAAACTTCTCGCTGCTGGGAAGAATAAAGGACAATTTCGAGCGGCTGCAGAGCGCGGGGCAGGGGCGGATGATGACGGCACCCGGGCCTGTCGCCGCATTTGGTTTCATCCTCATGCCGTTCGGATGGCGCGGAGCGACCGGAAATGGCCAGATGTCTCCCCTGATGACCAAGGTATTTCAGGAGTCCGGCCTCCGCAAGCTCTCGGGCCAGGCGGCTGTGAATCCGGAAACCGGCAGGGCGTCTGGACTGACCGACGGGGGAAAGGCGTGGATCGAGACCGAAAAGGGTGCCATGCAAGTGGAGATCCGGTTTGACGCTGCCGTCATGCCGAGGGTGATCGAGGTGGCCGTCGGACCGACGGTTGAGGCATTTAGCATCACAGAAACGCCGGGCACACGGAACATTTTAGATCTGTGCAGCCTTGATGATGCCTGTTCATGGCGAGTGACCAGAGCCAGGGTGACAACGTAGGGGCATCCTGCTGTACGCCCCGACGAGAACGGTAATGCGAGTAGAGAGGGACGACCTCAATGGACACCAAAAACAAGAAACAACATCGCTACGGAATGGTGATCGATTTGGACAAGTGCACGGGCTGTGGCGCTTGCATGGTGGCATGTGCGGTTGAAAACAACATTCCGCCGGCCGCAGCCAAGGCGACGGATCGCACCGGGATCACCTGGGTCAGGGTTTACAAGTTCGATAATGGGCTTCCTTTCCCCAACAACCGCAGCGCCTACATCCCGGTGCCTTGCCAGCAGTGCGGGGAACACACTCCCTGTGTATCGGTCTGTCCGCAGAAGGCGGTCGAAGTCGATGCCGCCAGCGGGATCGTGGCTCAAATCCCGGTGCGATGCCTGGGCTGCCGGTACTGCATGACGGCGTGTCCATACCATGCCCGTTACTTCAACTGGTGGGACCCCGTGTGGCCGGCAGGAATGGAAAAGACGCTGAACCCGGACGTCTCTCCCCGCATGCGCGGGGTGGTGGAAAAGTGCAACTTCTGTCATGAACGGTTGCAGGCCGCGAGGGCGAAGGCCGCCGCCTCGGGCCGGGACGAAATCGAGTCCGCCGACTACCAGCCTGCCTGCGTTGAGGCTTGTCCGGCCGGAGCGATCACTTTTGGCGACCTGGCCGATCCGGAGAGCGAAGTCGCCCGGCTGGCCCAAAGCGGGCATGCATTTCGTATGCTCGAATCGCTGGGGACCGAGCCGAAGGTCTACTACCGGTCCGAACAGGCCTGGGTCCGCCAAGTCGCCCAGCGTGAAGTTCAGAAACCGAAAGCGAAGGAGAAGGTCCATGGATAAACAACTCATCATCCGCGGCGTCAGGAGGAGCCCTCTCTCAAAGTTCCTGCTGTGGGTTCTTCCCTGGGTCGCCCTTTTGGGATTGGGACTGTATGCCGGGTATCTTTGCCTGGCCAGGGGCCTCAACCAGACCAACATGGACAATCGCTTTGCTTTCGGGCTGTGGATCTACCTCGACCTCACCGTCATCGCATTGGGCGCCGGGGCATTTTTTACCGGATTCTTACTCTATATCTTAAAGAAGGAAGAGTTGAAAGCGGTCATCAACAGCGCGGTGGTCCTGGGACTCATCTGTTACAGCGGGGCGATCGTGGTCCTCATGGTGGACGTGGGGCAGCCGCTGCGGGCGTGGTTCACGTTCTGGCATCCCAATATTCACTCCATGTTGACCGAAGTGACCTTCTGCATCACGTGCTACCTGGCGGTGCTGTTGTTTGAATATGCCCCGCTGGTGTTGCGCAACCGCAAGCTCCGTCAGATTCCTTCTCTCCTGGTGTTCGAGTTCCATTTGCACAAAGTCATGTATGTCCTGGCGGGCGTCGGGACCTTCTTGTCGTTCTTCCACCAGGGTTCCCTGGGCGGATTGTATGGGGTGCTCCGGGGACGTCCCTTTGCTTTCCGGGAGGGGATCGGGATCTGGCCCTCGACTTTTTTTCTGTTCATTCTTTCGGCGATTGCCGCGGGCCCGAGCTTCATCCTGTTGACGACGTGGCTTGTCTCCAAGCTGTCCAAGAAGGAACTCGTGAAGCGGGAGGTGCTCAACCTGCTGGGACGCATCTCCGGTATCCTCTTGGTGGTCTACGTCCTCTTCAAAACGATCGACACTCTCGTCTGGATCAATCGGACCGCTCCTGCCTCCGGCTTTAATCCCTTCGATTTCTATTCCTGGGAGCCGTTTGGCACCTGGCTCCTATTCGCTGAGATTGTGGTGTGTGGACTGTTGCCGGCGATCATTCTGCTCGACCGGAAGAGGCGCGAGAAGACCGGCTGGCTCATGTCGGCCGCGTTTCTGGTGTGTGCCGGCGTCATGCTGAACAGGTTTGTCTTCACCATTCAGACGCTGGCGCTGCCGACACTCCCCTTTGACCGCTTCCTCTCGTATGTTCCAAGCTGGCAGGAAACGGCCACGTTTCTCGCGGTGGTGGCTTATGGCGTTTTGATCTATTCGCTCTCGTTCAGGTACCTGCCTCTGTTTCCGCAGGAAAAGGAACTCCGGCAATCGTAAGGGAGGATTTAAATGTTTCCAGGGGTTTATGGATTCACATGGGAACCCGGCAATCTTATCTTTCTCGGCATCTTTTATTCGGTTTTAGCCACCATTTTTGGCACGGTGGGCATCGCCCTGGTCCGTACGTTGAAAGATTTTCATGCCCGCAAGGCCGACCATATCCGGTGGGAGCTGGACTTTAAAGATCTGCCGGAGGGCATCCGCACCTGTCGGCACGAACTGACCGGCGAATTCAAGCATCGGACCTGCGAAAAAGGCTTTGATTGCCGCTCGTGCCCCGAACACGCGAAGCTCGTGGCCTCAGGGATTCAGACCATCCGCCCCCGCTTTGAGAATGAGGACGAAGAAGGGCGCATTCTCGGGTGTGATATGCCGTTGGACCGCCTGTACCACAGGGGCCACACCTGGGTCATGACCGAACCGGATGGAACGGCCACCGTGGGGCTGGATGATTTTGGATCGCGCCTCCTCGGTGAACCGGACGAAGTCCGATTGCCCGCTGCCGGAGCCTTGCTCCATGTGAATGGAACGGCGTGGCATTTCAAAAAGAACGGCTCGGACCTGCGCATTCTGTCGCCGGTGGATGGGGAGGTGATTCAGACAGGTGGAACCAAGGCGGGATGGTACCTCAAGCTGAAGCCGCTCGGGGAAAAAATGGATACACGGCACTTGCTGCGGGGTGCGGAGATCCGGCCGTGGTTGGCTCGCGAAATGGAGCGGCTGGAGTTCTCTCTGGCGGCTGATGGCGTGGGAATGAGCCTCGCCGATGGCGGTGCGATGGTGGACGATCTTTCGAAGGAATACCTGTCTGTCGACTGGGATGCGGTGTGGGGGGAGATGTTTTTGGAACCGTAGCTTAAGAAGCAAATTCCAAAGTCCAAAGTCCAAATTCCAAATAAAGCCCAAATTCCAACGAATCAAACAAAAGCCGGGACGCGCTTCATTGGAACTTGGGTGTTGGAATTTATTTGGACCTTGGAATTTGGGATTTGGATTTTCTTAGCGTTTACTCCCCCCGTGCTATCCATGAAACCTGAGAATTATCGCGGTATCTCGAATTTCTTGATGCGTTCATACAGAGTGGACCGATCGATCCCCAGCGCCGCAGCCGCTTCCTTGATATTGCCATGGGTCCGCTGGATGGTTGCGGCAATCACCTCTTTTTCCAGCTCTTGCAAGGTGACATTGGTCGGGATGGCCCAGCCACGTTTTTCTTCGACCCGTGGGGTCAGGAAGGTGAAATCCTCTTCTGTGAGGACTCTCCCCCGGCAGGTGACGATGGCGCGCTCCACGGCATTTTCCAATTCACGAACGTTGCCCGGCCAGTTGTGGTCCAGCAGAAGTTTGAGGGACCCTTCGGAGATATCGCTGACCTCCTTGCCCAGTTCATGGGCGATGCGTTCCACGAAACTCCGGGCCAGGAGCGGGATGTCCTCGAGGCGATCCCGCAGGGCGGGGATGCGGATATTGATGACATTCAAGCGGTAAAAGAGATCGTCGCGGAACTTGCCGTCGAGGACCGCTTGCTCGAGGTTGAGGTTGGTCGCCGCGATGACGCGCACATCCACCTTAATCTCCTCGGATCCGCCGACGCGATAGAAGCAACGCTCCTGCAGCACCCGGAGCAGGTCCATCTGCAGTTTGGGAGAAATATCGCCGATCTCGTCCAGAAAGATGGTTCCGCCATCGGCCATCTCAAATTTGCCCTTCTTCTGCGAGACCGCCCCGGTGAACGATCCTTTTTCATGACCGAACAGTTCGGACTCCAGCAGGGTCTCGGCAAGGGCGGCGCAGGAGACGCCGATGAAAGGCTGATCGGCGCGGTCCCCGGAAAAGTGAATGGCGCGGGCGATCAGTTCCTTCCCGGTGCCGCTCTCCCCCTGCAGAAGCACCGTGCTCCGCAGGCTGGCGATCTCCTGGATCAGCTGAAAGATCTCGAGCATCTTCGAGTTCTTGCTGATGATGTCGTGGAAGCGGTACTGCTTGGTCAGTTTCTTTCTCAGGATCGTATTCTCCCGCTGGAGGTTCTTGATCTTGATGATGCGATTGACGAGCAGCGAGATTTCCTCGGGATTGCAGGGCTTGACGATATACTCCTGCGCCCCTTCCTTCATGGCGGTGATGGCGGTGTCGACCGTGGCATAGGCCGTGATGATAATGATGGAGGCTTCGGAGTGGATCTTGCGCACCTCCATCATGGTCTCGATGCCGTCGATTCCCCCCGGCATTTTCAAATCGATGAAATAGATGGCATAGTCCTTCTGGCGTGCCTTTTCGATGGCGTCGCGTCCGGAGGCGGCCGTATTGACGTCGTAACCGTCCTCGCGGAGCCAGGCGGCCAGGGATTCGCGCATCACTTCTTCATCATCGACCACAAGAATTTCCCAGTGTGTTTTCATGATCAATCCTCCGCACCCATAAAATTTGCGGCTTGTTCGTATGTGGCGCCGATGCTCTCGCGCAGAAGCGCGCGGCAACCGGTGCAGAATTCGCTGCCTTTGGTATCAACCTGATGAATATTGGTGGAGAGAGACATGGGGCACGTCCGCTCGGGACAATGGATCAGGCCGAAGGTGTGGCCTATCTCATGGAGCGCTTCCTTGACGACCCGGGCGAGCAGGAGCATCCGGTTGGCCGGAAGTCCGTAGAACTCCTGTCGAAGACGGGCAAGGGAAATGATGGCGACCGTTCCATTCAGCTGGGCCTGTCCAAAGATAAAGCTGAGCATGGGAATGAACAGGTCCTTTTCGGTGACCGCCAGGATGCGGGCGGCATCAGGAGGACATTTCCCCACCAGTTGGCGCAGGATGAGGGTAGAGCCGTACTGCCGGCGCCGCAGGTCGAGCGCGTACTCGGGCTCGGCCGACGGGCCTAAGCGGCGTATCTCAAAACCAAAGTTGGCCCAAAGGCACGTCTCGATGATGGCGAGTACCTCATCATCCACCGCGCCCAGGGGCGCCAAATAAAGGAAGGTCACATTTTGCTTCCTTTTTCCGCAGTGGCCGCGGGAGCGACCTCAGCCACCTTTTGCTCGGGGGTGAGTGGAAGAACCACTCGGAACATGGAGCCTTCCCCCCGCTTGCTCTTCACTTCAATGTCGCCTCCGTGCGAGTCCACAATGCCGTACACCACGGCCAGTCCCAGGCCAACACTCTTCCCTTCTTCCTTGGTGGAGAAAAAGGGATCAAAGATCTTCGACATGTTTTCCGGGGCGATCCCCTCTCCGTTGTCTGCCACTTCCAGAACCGCTTTCGAGCCATTCCCCTGGACCTGGGTCGTGATCGTGACACTGCCCTGGCCCTTCCGGTAGGTTGCTTCCGCGGCGTTCATTATAAGATTCATCACCACCTGCTGCATCTGAGAGCTGTCACAAGGCACCACGGGAAGGTTCTCCGCAAGGTTCAAATTGACTCCGACGTTTCCCAGCGCCAGTTTATGGGAGACCAGGGAGAGGGTGGTCTTCACAATGGCATTCAAATCTGCTCGCTTGCTTTGGGGCTTGGAGCGCCGCGAAAAAGCCAGAAGGTCGGACACGATCCGACCCACCCGAGTTGTCTCGTTCACGACCTGTGAAAGGAACCGCCGGAATTCCTCGATCCGGTTGGGGGGAATGCCGTCGTCCTTGAGGATGCGCTGCATCAGTTTGGACAGGTTCAGGACTCCCGAGAGCGGATTGTTAATCTCATGCGCCACACTGGCCGAGAGTTGCCCCAGGGAGGCAAGACGATCGGTCTGCATGAGCTTCTGGTTCGCCGCCTTCAACTGCTCAGTCCTTTCTTCCACCTTGGCTTCCAGGGACTGAAGGAATTGCTCGTTTTCGGCCATGGATTGCTTTAAGCGTTCTCGCATGACATCAAAGGAGCGGGCCAGCTCTCCCAATTCTTCACTCGATTCCACTTTAATGGGTTTGTCGAGTTGCATGGCGCTGACCGCTTTGGTCGCGTCAATCAGTTTCCGAATCGGAGCATCGACGAAGTGTTGCGTGAAAAAAATGATGAACAAGCTGACCAACAGGATGTGGATGCCTGTCGCCAGGTACCCCCGGATTTTAATGTTCGCGACTTCGCGGTCGACGCGATCGAGGTCCAAAGTGACGTCGAGAACGCCCAGGACCTTCATCTTTTCCGGATGCGCGTGACAGGCTGCCTGGCTGCAGGCCGGTTCATTGTAGATCGGGGTCACCATGGCGAGTTTGCGGCTCCCCTCCGGTCCCTTAAAAATGCGTGCTCGAGAGGGCACATCCACCTTGACCAGGGGCTGCAAAGAGGAATGGCACAACGCACAGGTCTCGGACCGCCGATCCACTTGCTTGGTCTCGCCCGGTTGAGTGGAAAACATGACCCGGCCTTCGCGGTTGAAAATCTGAATCGTGTTGATGCCTTGTTTCAGGGCAATAGTCTGCATCATTTCGTAAGCGGTGTCGCGGTGGTCTGCCAGCATGGCATGCCATGTGGAGCTGGTAATGGCTTTGGAGAGTTGATCGGCACCCTCGATCATCGCGTCGAGAAGCTGACGCTCCTGGCTCTTGACATTGATCAGGCCGGAGATGCCCTCCGTCACCCCGACCAATATCATTAGTGAAACAATCAGCTTAAGGGCCAGTCGTCTTCGCATGGCCTGCCTCCCACAATAGCTTGAATCGAAACCTCAGTCCCCGGCGCATTCAAGAGGCTGACCTCCCGGGTGCCTTGTCCCACGACCAAGCATATGACAAGTGCCTCATGACCAGAATCTTCGTATCCTTCTTGCCTGGTTCGACTGTCCCGGTGAACGGGCCCCGCCCGACGGCTCCCTTCCGGGCCAGAAAGAAAGCCTTGGGCGCAAGAACGCACCTGAATCCACTGGACAGATCTGGATTTCTTGCGAATCCATGGGAGGGCACTGACACCACTCGAGCTCCATTTGCTCCCCTCCGGGCATTACCCGTCAGGAAAATTTGAGAGGCACTTCGGTTGGCAGGGGCAAGCGGCCGAGGGATTTTACTTCCCTGAGGGTCAGGGTAATGATCTAAGAGA
This genomic stretch from Terriglobia bacterium harbors:
- the nrfD gene encoding polysulfide reductase NrfD, whose product is MDKQLIIRGVRRSPLSKFLLWVLPWVALLGLGLYAGYLCLARGLNQTNMDNRFAFGLWIYLDLTVIALGAGAFFTGFLLYILKKEELKAVINSAVVLGLICYSGAIVVLMVDVGQPLRAWFTFWHPNIHSMLTEVTFCITCYLAVLLFEYAPLVLRNRKLRQIPSLLVFEFHLHKVMYVLAGVGTFLSFFHQGSLGGLYGVLRGRPFAFREGIGIWPSTFFLFILSAIAAGPSFILLTTWLVSKLSKKELVKREVLNLLGRISGILLVVYVLFKTIDTLVWINRTAPASGFNPFDFYSWEPFGTWLLFAEIVVCGLLPAIILLDRKRREKTGWLMSAAFLVCAGVMLNRFVFTIQTLALPTLPFDRFLSYVPSWQETATFLAVVAYGVLIYSLSFRYLPLFPQEKELRQS
- a CDS encoding sigma-54 dependent transcriptional regulator translates to MKTHWEILVVDDEEVMRESLAAWLREDGYDVNTAASGRDAIEKARQKDYAIYFIDLKMPGGIDGIETMMEVRKIHSEASIIIITAYATVDTAITAMKEGAQEYIVKPCNPEEISLLVNRIIKIKNLQRENTILRKKLTKQYRFHDIISKNSKMLEIFQLIQEIASLRSTVLLQGESGTGKELIARAIHFSGDRADQPFIGVSCAALAETLLESELFGHEKGSFTGAVSQKKGKFEMADGGTIFLDEIGDISPKLQMDLLRVLQERCFYRVGGSEEIKVDVRVIAATNLNLEQAVLDGKFRDDLFYRLNVINIRIPALRDRLEDIPLLARSFVERIAHELGKEVSDISEGSLKLLLDHNWPGNVRELENAVERAIVTCRGRVLTEEDFTFLTPRVEEKRGWAIPTNVTLQELEKEVIAATIQRTHGNIKEAAAALGIDRSTLYERIKKFEIPR
- a CDS encoding archaemetzincin: MTFLYLAPLGAVDDEVLAIIETCLWANFGFEIRRLGPSAEPEYALDLRRRQYGSTLILRQLVGKCPPDAARILAVTEKDLFIPMLSFIFGQAQLNGTVAIISLARLRQEFYGLPANRMLLLARVVKEALHEIGHTFGLIHCPERTCPMSLSTNIHQVDTKGSEFCTGCRALLRESIGATYEQAANFMGAED
- a CDS encoding HAMP domain-containing protein — its product is MRRRLALKLIVSLMILVGVTEGISGLINVKSQERQLLDAMIEGADQLSKAITSSTWHAMLADHRDTAYEMMQTIALKQGINTIQIFNREGRVMFSTQPGETKQVDRRSETCALCHSSLQPLVKVDVPSRARIFKGPEGSRKLAMVTPIYNEPACSQAACHAHPEKMKVLGVLDVTLDLDRVDREVANIKIRGYLATGIHILLVSLFIIFFTQHFVDAPIRKLIDATKAVSAMQLDKPIKVESSEELGELARSFDVMRERLKQSMAENEQFLQSLEAKVEERTEQLKAANQKLMQTDRLASLGQLSASVAHEINNPLSGVLNLSKLMQRILKDDGIPPNRIEEFRRFLSQVVNETTRVGRIVSDLLAFSRRSKPQSKRADLNAIVKTTLSLVSHKLALGNVGVNLNLAENLPVVPCDSSQMQQVVMNLIMNAAEATYRKGQGSVTITTQVQGNGSKAVLEVADNGEGIAPENMSKIFDPFFSTKEEGKSVGLGLAVVYGIVDSHGGDIEVKSKRGEGSMFRVVLPLTPEQKVAEVAPAATAEKGSKM